A region from the Patagioenas fasciata isolate bPatFas1 chromosome 27, bPatFas1.hap1, whole genome shotgun sequence genome encodes:
- the TPM4 gene encoding tropomyosin alpha-4 chain isoform X4 → MAAPSSLEAVKRKIQCLQQQADEAEDRAQVLQRELDLERDLREKAEGEVAALNRRIQLVEEELDRAQERLATALQKLEEAEKAADESERGMKVIENRAMKDEEKMEIQEMQLKEAKHIAEEADRKYEEVARKLVILEGELERAEERAEVSEVKCSDLEEELKNVTNNLKSLEAQSEKYSEKEDKYEEEIKILSDKLKEAETRAEFAERTVAKLEKSIDDLEEKLAQAKEENLGLHQTLDQTLNELNCI, encoded by the exons ATGGCCGCGCCGAGCTCCCTGGAAGCCGTCAAGAGGAAGATCCAGTGTCTGCAGCAACAGGCGGATGAGGCGGAGGATCGAGCCCAGGTGCTCCAGCGGGAGCTGGACCTGGAACGGGACCTGCGGGAGAAA GCGGAAGGTGAGGTGGCGGCTCTGAACAGACGCATCCAGCTGGTGGAAGAGGAGCTGGATCGTGCCCAGGAGCGCTTGGCCACAGCCCTGCAGAAACTGGAGGAGGCTGAGAAAGCGGCTGATGAGAGCGAGAG AGGAATGAAGGTTATCGAGAACAGAGCCATGAAAGACGAAGAGAAAATGGAGATTCAGGAAATGCAACTGAAGGAGGCAAAACACATTGCAGAAGAAGCCGACCGCAAATACGAAGAG GTTGCTCGGAAACTGGTTATTTTGGAGGGTGAACTGGAAAGAGCTGAGGAGCGCGCGGAGGTGTCCGAAGT TAAATGTAGCGACCTGGAGGAGGAGTTGAAGAACGTCACCAACAACCTGAAGTCTCTGGAAGCTCAATCTGAAAAG TACTcggaaaaagaagataaatacgAAGAAGAAATCAAGATTCTCTCTGACAAGCTTAAAGAA GCTGAAACTCGTGCTGAATTTGCGGAGAGAACAGTTGCCAAACTGGAAAAGTCTATTGATGACCTGGAAG AAAAACTCGCTCAAGCCAAAGAAGAGAACCTGGGGCTGCACCAGACACTGGACCAGACGCTGAACGAACTGAACTGTATATGA
- the TPM4 gene encoding tropomyosin alpha-4 chain isoform X3 produces the protein MAAPSSLEAVKRKIQCLQQQADEAEDRAQVLQRELDLERDLREKAEGEVAALNRRIQLVEEELDRAQERLATALQKLEEAEKAADESERGMKVIENRAMKDEEKMEIQEMQLKEAKHIAEEADRKYEEVARKLVILEGELERAEERAEVSEVKCSDLEEELKNVTNNLKSLEAQSEKYSEKEDKYEEEIKILSDKLKEAETRAEFAERTVAKLEKSIDDLEDELYAQKLKYKAISEELDHALNDMTSL, from the exons ATGGCCGCGCCGAGCTCCCTGGAAGCCGTCAAGAGGAAGATCCAGTGTCTGCAGCAACAGGCGGATGAGGCGGAGGATCGAGCCCAGGTGCTCCAGCGGGAGCTGGACCTGGAACGGGACCTGCGGGAGAAA GCGGAAGGTGAGGTGGCGGCTCTGAACAGACGCATCCAGCTGGTGGAAGAGGAGCTGGATCGTGCCCAGGAGCGCTTGGCCACAGCCCTGCAGAAACTGGAGGAGGCTGAGAAAGCGGCTGATGAGAGCGAGAG AGGAATGAAGGTTATCGAGAACAGAGCCATGAAAGACGAAGAGAAAATGGAGATTCAGGAAATGCAACTGAAGGAGGCAAAACACATTGCAGAAGAAGCCGACCGCAAATACGAAGAG GTTGCTCGGAAACTGGTTATTTTGGAGGGTGAACTGGAAAGAGCTGAGGAGCGCGCGGAGGTGTCCGAAGT TAAATGTAGCGACCTGGAGGAGGAGTTGAAGAACGTCACCAACAACCTGAAGTCTCTGGAAGCTCAATCTGAAAAG TACTcggaaaaagaagataaatacgAAGAAGAAATCAAGATTCTCTCTGACAAGCTTAAAGAA GCTGAAACTCGTGCTGAATTTGCGGAGAGAACAGTTGCCAAACTGGAAAAGTCTATTGATGACCTGGAAG ACGAGCTGTACGCCCAGAAGCTCAAGTACAAAGCCATCAGCGAGGAGCTGGACCATGCGCTCAATGACATGACCTCCCTGTGA
- the TPM4 gene encoding tropomyosin alpha-4 chain isoform X1, with protein sequence MEAIKKKMQMLKLDKENAIDRAEQAETDKKAAEDKCKQVEDELVALQKKLKGTEDELDKYSEALKDAQEKLEQAEKKATDAEGEVAALNRRIQLVEEELDRAQERLATALQKLEEAEKAADESERGMKVIENRAMKDEEKMEIQEMQLKEAKHIAEEADRKYEEVARKLVILEGELERAEERAEVSEVKCSDLEEELKNVTNNLKSLEAQSEKYSEKEDKYEEEIKILSDKLKEAETRAEFAERTVAKLEKSIDDLEDELYAQKLKYKAISEELDHALNDMTSL encoded by the exons ATGGAGGCGATCAAGAAGAAGATGCAGATGCTGAAGTTAGACAAGGAGAACGCCATTGACAGAGCCGAGCAGGCTGAGACGGATAAGAAGGCGGCTGAGGACAAATGCAAACAG GTAGAGGATGAGCTGGTCGCTCTGCAGAAGAAGCTGAAGGGAACTGAAGATGAGCTGGATAAGTACTCGGAGGCTCTCAAAGACGCTCAGGAGAAGCTGGAGCAGGCTGAAAAGAAGGCCACCGAT GCGGAAGGTGAGGTGGCGGCTCTGAACAGACGCATCCAGCTGGTGGAAGAGGAGCTGGATCGTGCCCAGGAGCGCTTGGCCACAGCCCTGCAGAAACTGGAGGAGGCTGAGAAAGCGGCTGATGAGAGCGAGAG AGGAATGAAGGTTATCGAGAACAGAGCCATGAAAGACGAAGAGAAAATGGAGATTCAGGAAATGCAACTGAAGGAGGCAAAACACATTGCAGAAGAAGCCGACCGCAAATACGAAGAG GTTGCTCGGAAACTGGTTATTTTGGAGGGTGAACTGGAAAGAGCTGAGGAGCGCGCGGAGGTGTCCGAAGT TAAATGTAGCGACCTGGAGGAGGAGTTGAAGAACGTCACCAACAACCTGAAGTCTCTGGAAGCTCAATCTGAAAAG TACTcggaaaaagaagataaatacgAAGAAGAAATCAAGATTCTCTCTGACAAGCTTAAAGAA GCTGAAACTCGTGCTGAATTTGCGGAGAGAACAGTTGCCAAACTGGAAAAGTCTATTGATGACCTGGAAG ACGAGCTGTACGCCCAGAAGCTCAAGTACAAAGCCATCAGCGAGGAGCTGGACCATGCGCTCAATGACATGACCTCCCTGTGA
- the RAB8A gene encoding ras-related protein Rab-8A, which translates to MAKTYDYLFKLLLIGDSGVGKTCALFRFSEDAFNATFISTIGIDFKIRTIELDGKRIKLQIWDTAGQERFRTITTAYYRGAMGIMLVYDITNEKSFENIRNWVRNIEEHASPDVEKMILGNKCDANDKRQVSREQGEKLAASFGIKFMETSAKANINIENAFFTLARDIKAKMDKKLEGNSPQGSNQGVKITPDQQKKSSFFRCVLL; encoded by the exons ATGGCGAAGACGTACGATTATCTGTTCAAGCTGCTGCTGATCGGCGACTCGGGCGTGGGGAAAACCTGCGCGCTCTTCCGCTTCTCCGAGGACGCGTTCAACGCCACCTTCATCTCCACCATCG gtattgattttaaaattaggACCATAGAGCTGGATGGCAAGAGGATTAAACTGCAGATCTG GGACACGGCCGGGCAGGAGCGATTTCGAACCATCACCACCGCCTACTACAGAGGAGCGATG GGCATTATGTTAGTCTATGACATCACCAACGAGAAATCATTTGAAAACATCCGGAACTGGGTCAGGAATATTGAAGAG CACGCCTCTCCGGACGTCGAAAAAATGATCCTGGGGAACAAATGTGACGCAAATGACAAAAGACAAGTTTCTAGAGAGCAAGGGGAGAAG CTTGCTGCAAGTTTTGGAATTAAATTCATGGAGACCAGCGCAAAAGCGAATATAAACATAGAGAAT GCGTTTTTCACTCTTGCAAGAGATATCAAAGCGAAAATGGACAAGAAGTTG GAAGGCAATAGCCCGCAAGGCagcaaccagggagtcaaaatcACCCCAGaccagcaaaagaaaagcagctttttccGATGTGTTCTTCTGTGA
- the TINCR gene encoding TINCR ubiquitin domain containing → MRGTQRGNREEQVWQEVLSDSRQTASSEPHPCLPTSQLDVHTGPGELDRMDTLRRSLSRWKRYHIKVHLADEDLMMPLTVKPRDTVMDLRALLVREGVTSWKKSFYYNSRQLEEHETLKEANIQNGSVLLLVSNTR, encoded by the coding sequence ATGCGAGGCACGCAGCGCGGCAACCGGGAGGAACAGGTTTGGCAGGAGGTTTTAAGCGATTCGCGGCAGACGGCCTCTTCAGAGCCACATCCCTGCCTACCCACCTCGCAGCTGGATGTTCACACTGGCCCTGGGGAGCTGGACAGGATGGACACGCTGCGGAGGAGCCTTTCTCGCTGGAAGAGGTACCACATCAAGGTCCACCTGGCTGATGAGGACCTGATGATGCCCCTCACGGTCAAGCCCAGAGACACGGTGATGGACCTACGGGCTCTCTTAGTCCGGGAGGGCGTCACGTCCTGGAAGAAGTCGTTTTATTACAACTCCAGGCAGCTCGAGGAGCATGAGACCCTCAAAGAAGCCAATATCCAGAATGGCTCTGTCCTGCTTCTCGTCAGCAATACAAG
- the TPM4 gene encoding tropomyosin alpha-4 chain isoform X2, protein MEAIKKKMQMLKLDKENAIDRAEQAETDKKAAEDKCKQVEDELVALQKKLKGTEDELDKYSEALKDAQEKLEQAEKKATDAEGEVAALNRRIQLVEEELDRAQERLATALQKLEEAEKAADESERGMKVIENRAMKDEEKMEIQEMQLKEAKHIAEEADRKYEEVARKLVILEGELERAEERAEVSEVKCSDLEEELKNVTNNLKSLEAQSEKYSEKEDKYEEEIKILSDKLKEAETRAEFAERTVAKLEKSIDDLEEKLAQAKEENLGLHQTLDQTLNELNCI, encoded by the exons ATGGAGGCGATCAAGAAGAAGATGCAGATGCTGAAGTTAGACAAGGAGAACGCCATTGACAGAGCCGAGCAGGCTGAGACGGATAAGAAGGCGGCTGAGGACAAATGCAAACAG GTAGAGGATGAGCTGGTCGCTCTGCAGAAGAAGCTGAAGGGAACTGAAGATGAGCTGGATAAGTACTCGGAGGCTCTCAAAGACGCTCAGGAGAAGCTGGAGCAGGCTGAAAAGAAGGCCACCGAT GCGGAAGGTGAGGTGGCGGCTCTGAACAGACGCATCCAGCTGGTGGAAGAGGAGCTGGATCGTGCCCAGGAGCGCTTGGCCACAGCCCTGCAGAAACTGGAGGAGGCTGAGAAAGCGGCTGATGAGAGCGAGAG AGGAATGAAGGTTATCGAGAACAGAGCCATGAAAGACGAAGAGAAAATGGAGATTCAGGAAATGCAACTGAAGGAGGCAAAACACATTGCAGAAGAAGCCGACCGCAAATACGAAGAG GTTGCTCGGAAACTGGTTATTTTGGAGGGTGAACTGGAAAGAGCTGAGGAGCGCGCGGAGGTGTCCGAAGT TAAATGTAGCGACCTGGAGGAGGAGTTGAAGAACGTCACCAACAACCTGAAGTCTCTGGAAGCTCAATCTGAAAAG TACTcggaaaaagaagataaatacgAAGAAGAAATCAAGATTCTCTCTGACAAGCTTAAAGAA GCTGAAACTCGTGCTGAATTTGCGGAGAGAACAGTTGCCAAACTGGAAAAGTCTATTGATGACCTGGAAG AAAAACTCGCTCAAGCCAAAGAAGAGAACCTGGGGCTGCACCAGACACTGGACCAGACGCTGAACGAACTGAACTGTATATGA